One region of Oncorhynchus nerka isolate Pitt River linkage group LG22, Oner_Uvic_2.0, whole genome shotgun sequence genomic DNA includes:
- the LOC115120147 gene encoding serine/threonine-protein phosphatase 4 regulatory subunit 1-like isoform X3 — protein MADISLLQEDSQEELDGFGVDDYSSESDVIIIPSALDFVSQDEMLTPLGRLDKYVASENIFNRQMVARSLLDTLKAVSEDERDCIGVLERVGRLADDSEPSVRAELMEQVPHIAIFCQENRPSIPFAFSKYLLPIVVRYLADQNNQVRKTSQAALLVLLEQELIERGDIETLVCPVLVELTAPDSNDDVKTEAMAIICKMAPMVGKDITERLFLPRFCEMCCDCRMFHVRKVCAANFGDICSVVGGEATEELLEVRRTKLSSLFISLISDPSRWVRQAAFQSLGQFISTFASPNSVGQYFREGEEGECNCVHSQNSIEEKPLNLDTTDPSLSANTDDSPVRTNGNHVEGCLQQDCISNHAQGDHSEGEDGGFCRTEEEMGVMDVAEQGGGEQTAEALALDGPECLCGKEASSLAPNSDPSEKEGDSTSTAGAQEEEEAPSVATESTKNEPQPHEKLTTSNEKDDSTADILAPSSFSLPEPAEEESPYVSPQDNIPEQELYNSFHFWRLPIAEMDLDMELLQQGEMVPEEPPCYVSSSQGKAKASAPVLDRKQLEELIENLEPHIDDPDVKAQVDVLTAALRATTMDSHLEDAFLEPRDSQGGNHYDNPFGVHQMPLLGHHSDMERRNSTLQMHHGDDSELSDSSFSPEDEKKSKHQDVIPQALLDQYLSMTDPCRAQTVDMEIAKHCAYSLPGVAMTLGRQNWHCLRETYETLASDMQWKVRRTLAFSIHELALILGDQLTAADLVPVFNGFLKDLDEVRVGVLKHLYHFLKLLHQDTRRKYLYQLQEFLVTDNSRNWRFRSELAEQLVLLLELYSGQDVYDYLRPLAFSLCLDRVSSVRWTSYKLVSEIIRKVASCQALLADFLSELVEKFCHSPKWSGRQAFAFICQLAIEDDCVSLEQFSEHLLAPLLQLSSDPVANVRVLLAKTIRQSLLEREYFLHSANSHQEALEQTLVALQMDLDKDVKYFASVHPGSTRLSEDAMSTTSSTY, from the exons ATGGCGG ATATATCTTTACTCCAAGAGGATTCCCAGGAGGAGTTGGACGGAT TTGGTGTggatgactacagctcagagtctGACGTCATTATTATACCTTCAGCCTTGGATTTTGTATCGCAAGATGAGATGCTGACTCCCCTTGGAAGATTGGATAAATACGTCGCTAGTGAAAATATTTTTAACAG ACAGATGGTGGCACGAAGTTTGTTGGACACACTAAAAGCAGTGAGTGAGGATGAGAGGGACTGTATCGGCGTCTTGGAGAGAGTGGGTAGACTTGCTGATGACTCTG AGCCCTCTGTAAGAGCAGAACTAATGGAGCAAGTTCCTCACATCGCCATTTTCTGTCAGGAGAACAGACCTTCCATTCCGTTTGCCTTCTCTAAGTACTTGCTACCGATCGTGGTGAGATACCTGGCTGACCAGAACAACCAG GTCAGGAAGACCAGCCAGGCGGCTCTGCTGGTGCTGCTGGAGCAGGAGCTGATTGAAAGGGGGGACATTGAGACCCTGGTGTGCCCCGTTCTGGTGGAACTGACCGCCCCCGACAGCAACGACGACGTCAAGACGGAAGCCATGGCC ATAATCTGTAAGATGGCCCCCATGGTAGGCAAGGACATCACCGAGCGCCTCTTCCTGCCCCGCTTCTGTGAGATGTGCTGCGACTGCAGGATGTTCCACGTGCGCAAG GTTTGCGCTGCAAACTTTGGCGACATTTGCAGTGTTGTTGGAGGAGAGGCAACAGAGGAACTCCTG GAAGTGCGCAGGACCAAGCTGTCGTCGCTCTTCATCAGCCTCATCAGTGACCCCTCCCGATGG GTGCGTCAGGCTGCCTTCCAGTCGCTTGGCCAGTTCATCTCCACGTTCGCCAGCCCCAACAGTGTGGGCCAGTActtcagagagggggaggagggagagtgcaACTGTGTCCACTCACAGAACAG tattgAAGAGAAACCACTGAACCTGGACACTACAGACCCTTCCCTCAGCGCTAACACAGATGACTCTCCTGTACGCACAAATGGCAACCACGTAGAGGGTTGTCTACAACAGGACTGCATTTCCAACCATGCCCAGGGGGACCACAgcgagggggaggatggggggtTTTGCcggacagaggaggagatgggtgTAATGGACGTGGCAGAGCAGGGGGGTGGGGAGCAGACGGCGGAGGCTTTGGCGCTGGACGGTCCCGAGTGCCTCTGTGGGAAGGAGGCTTCCTCGCTCGCCCCCAACTCGGACCCCTcggagaaggagggagactcTACCAGCACAGCAGGGGCTCAGGAAGAGGAGGAAGCCCCTTCAGTGGCTACTGAGAGCACTAAGAACGAGCCACAGCCACATGAGAAACTCACAACCTCTAACGAGAAGGACGACTCAACAGCAGACATATTGGCGCCctcatccttctccctccctgaaCCAGCAGAGGAGGAGTCCCCCTACGTCAGTCCTCAGGACAATATCCCCGAGCAGGAGCTTTACAACTCCTTCCACTTCTGGAGGTTGCCCATCGCTGAGATGGACCTGGACATGGAGCTGCTCCAGCAGGGGGAGATGGTCCCGGAGGAGCCCCCCTGCTACGTCTCCTCCAGTCAGGGCAAGGCTAAAGCCTCGGCCCCAGTCCTGGATAGGAAACAGCTGGAAGAGCTGATCGAAAACCTGGAGCCTCATATTGATGACCCCGACGTGAAAG CACAAGTGGATGTCCTGACAGCTGCTCTGAGAGCCACAACCATGGACTCTCACCTAGAGGATGCCTTCCTGGAGCCCCGGGACAGCCAGGGGGGAAACCACTACGACAACCCCTTTGGAGTGCACCAGATGCCCCTTTTAGGACACCATTCAGACATGGAG AGGCGAAACTCCACCCTGCAGATGCACCATGGCGATGACTCTGAGCTGAGCGATAGCAGCTTCAGTCCAGAGGATGAGAAGAAGTCCAAGCATCAGGACGTGATCCCTCAGGCCCTGCTAGACCAGTACCTGTCCATGACGGACCCTTGCAGAGCTCAAACGGTGGACATGGAGATCGCCAAGCACTGTGCCTACAGCCTGCCTGGTGTGGCCATGACCCTGGGCAGACAGAACTGGCACTGTCTCAGGGAAACCTATGAGACCCTGGCCTCTGACATGCAG tgGAAGGTGCGTCGGACGTTGGCCTTCTCCATCCACGAGCTGGCCCTGATCCTGGGTGACCAGCTGACGGCTGCTGACCTGGTGCCTGTCTTCAACGGCTTCCTCAAGGACCTGGATGAGGTGCGGGTAGGGGTCCTCAAACACCTCTACCACTTCCTTAAG ctgCTGCACCAGGACACCCGGCGTAAATACCTGTACCAGCTCCAGGAGTTCCTGGTCACAGACAACAGCCGCAACTGGCGCTTCCGATCAGAGTTGGCAGA ACAGCTGGTGTTGTTACTGGAGCTGTACAGTGGCCAGGATGTGTATGACTACCTTCGACCCCTGGCCTTCAGCCTGTGTCTGGACAGAGTGTCCTCTGTACGCTGGACCTCCTACAAACTG GTGAGCGAGATCATCAGGAAGGTGGCGTCGTGCCAGGCGCTGCTGGCAGACTTCCTGAGTGAGCTGGTAGAGAAGTTCTGCCACTCCCCCAAGTGGTCGGGACGACAGGCCTTCGCTTTCATCTGTCAG ctGGCGATTGAGGATGACTGTGTGTCGTTGGAGCAGTTCTCGGAGCATCTGCTGGCCCCTTTGTTACAGCTGTCCTCTGACCCCGTGGCCAACGTCAGGGTGCTGCTGGCCAAGACCATCCGTCAGAGCCTGCTGGAGAgag AGTACTTCCTGCATTCTGCCAACTCCCACCAGGAGGCGCTAGAGCAGACACTGGTGGCCCTGCAGATGGACCTGGACAAGGACGTCAAATACTTTGCCAGCGTGCATCCTGGGAGCACTCGCCTCAGCGAGGACGCCATgagcaccacctcctccacctactGA
- the LOC115120147 gene encoding serine/threonine-protein phosphatase 4 regulatory subunit 1-like isoform X4, with product MLTPLGRLDKYVASENIFNRQMVARSLLDTLKAVSEDERDCIGVLERVGRLADDSEPSVRAELMEQVPHIAIFCQENRPSIPFAFSKYLLPIVVRYLADQNNQVRKTSQAALLVLLEQELIERGDIETLVCPVLVELTAPDSNDDVKTEAMAIICKMAPMVGKDITERLFLPRFCEMCCDCRMFHVRKVCAANFGDICSVVGGEATEELLLPRFFQLCSDNVWGVRKACAECFMTVSSSTSQEVRRTKLSSLFISLISDPSRWVRQAAFQSLGQFISTFASPNSVGQYFREGEEGECNCVHSQNSIEEKPLNLDTTDPSLSANTDDSPVRTNGNHVEGCLQQDCISNHAQGDHSEGEDGGFCRTEEEMGVMDVAEQGGGEQTAEALALDGPECLCGKEASSLAPNSDPSEKEGDSTSTAGAQEEEEAPSVATESTKNEPQPHEKLTTSNEKDDSTADILAPSSFSLPEPAEEESPYVSPQDNIPEQELYNSFHFWRLPIAEMDLDMELLQQGEMVPEEPPCYVSSSQGKAKASAPVLDRKQLEELIENLEPHIDDPDVKAQVDVLTAALRATTMDSHLEDAFLEPRDSQGGNHYDNPFGVHQMPLLGHHSDMERRNSTLQMHHGDDSELSDSSFSPEDEKKSKHQDVIPQALLDQYLSMTDPCRAQTVDMEIAKHCAYSLPGVAMTLGRQNWHCLRETYETLASDMQWKVRRTLAFSIHELALILGDQLTAADLVPVFNGFLKDLDEVRVGVLKHLYHFLKLLHQDTRRKYLYQLQEFLVTDNSRNWRFRSELAEQLVLLLELYSGQDVYDYLRPLAFSLCLDRVSSVRWTSYKLVSEIIRKVASCQALLADFLSELVEKFCHSPKWSGRQAFAFICQLAIEDDCVSLEQFSEHLLAPLLQLSSDPVANVRVLLAKTIRQSLLEREYFLHSANSHQEALEQTLVALQMDLDKDVKYFASVHPGSTRLSEDAMSTTSSTY from the exons ATGCTGACTCCCCTTGGAAGATTGGATAAATACGTCGCTAGTGAAAATATTTTTAACAG ACAGATGGTGGCACGAAGTTTGTTGGACACACTAAAAGCAGTGAGTGAGGATGAGAGGGACTGTATCGGCGTCTTGGAGAGAGTGGGTAGACTTGCTGATGACTCTG AGCCCTCTGTAAGAGCAGAACTAATGGAGCAAGTTCCTCACATCGCCATTTTCTGTCAGGAGAACAGACCTTCCATTCCGTTTGCCTTCTCTAAGTACTTGCTACCGATCGTGGTGAGATACCTGGCTGACCAGAACAACCAG GTCAGGAAGACCAGCCAGGCGGCTCTGCTGGTGCTGCTGGAGCAGGAGCTGATTGAAAGGGGGGACATTGAGACCCTGGTGTGCCCCGTTCTGGTGGAACTGACCGCCCCCGACAGCAACGACGACGTCAAGACGGAAGCCATGGCC ATAATCTGTAAGATGGCCCCCATGGTAGGCAAGGACATCACCGAGCGCCTCTTCCTGCCCCGCTTCTGTGAGATGTGCTGCGACTGCAGGATGTTCCACGTGCGCAAG GTTTGCGCTGCAAACTTTGGCGACATTTGCAGTGTTGTTGGAGGAGAGGCAACAGAGGAACTCCTG TTGCCCCGCTTTTTCCAGCTCTGCTCGGACAACGTGTGGGGGGTGAGGAAGGCCTGCGCTGAGTGCTTCATGACTGTTTCCTCGTCCACCTCACAGGAAGTGCGCAGGACCAAGCTGTCGTCGCTCTTCATCAGCCTCATCAGTGACCCCTCCCGATGG GTGCGTCAGGCTGCCTTCCAGTCGCTTGGCCAGTTCATCTCCACGTTCGCCAGCCCCAACAGTGTGGGCCAGTActtcagagagggggaggagggagagtgcaACTGTGTCCACTCACAGAACAG tattgAAGAGAAACCACTGAACCTGGACACTACAGACCCTTCCCTCAGCGCTAACACAGATGACTCTCCTGTACGCACAAATGGCAACCACGTAGAGGGTTGTCTACAACAGGACTGCATTTCCAACCATGCCCAGGGGGACCACAgcgagggggaggatggggggtTTTGCcggacagaggaggagatgggtgTAATGGACGTGGCAGAGCAGGGGGGTGGGGAGCAGACGGCGGAGGCTTTGGCGCTGGACGGTCCCGAGTGCCTCTGTGGGAAGGAGGCTTCCTCGCTCGCCCCCAACTCGGACCCCTcggagaaggagggagactcTACCAGCACAGCAGGGGCTCAGGAAGAGGAGGAAGCCCCTTCAGTGGCTACTGAGAGCACTAAGAACGAGCCACAGCCACATGAGAAACTCACAACCTCTAACGAGAAGGACGACTCAACAGCAGACATATTGGCGCCctcatccttctccctccctgaaCCAGCAGAGGAGGAGTCCCCCTACGTCAGTCCTCAGGACAATATCCCCGAGCAGGAGCTTTACAACTCCTTCCACTTCTGGAGGTTGCCCATCGCTGAGATGGACCTGGACATGGAGCTGCTCCAGCAGGGGGAGATGGTCCCGGAGGAGCCCCCCTGCTACGTCTCCTCCAGTCAGGGCAAGGCTAAAGCCTCGGCCCCAGTCCTGGATAGGAAACAGCTGGAAGAGCTGATCGAAAACCTGGAGCCTCATATTGATGACCCCGACGTGAAAG CACAAGTGGATGTCCTGACAGCTGCTCTGAGAGCCACAACCATGGACTCTCACCTAGAGGATGCCTTCCTGGAGCCCCGGGACAGCCAGGGGGGAAACCACTACGACAACCCCTTTGGAGTGCACCAGATGCCCCTTTTAGGACACCATTCAGACATGGAG AGGCGAAACTCCACCCTGCAGATGCACCATGGCGATGACTCTGAGCTGAGCGATAGCAGCTTCAGTCCAGAGGATGAGAAGAAGTCCAAGCATCAGGACGTGATCCCTCAGGCCCTGCTAGACCAGTACCTGTCCATGACGGACCCTTGCAGAGCTCAAACGGTGGACATGGAGATCGCCAAGCACTGTGCCTACAGCCTGCCTGGTGTGGCCATGACCCTGGGCAGACAGAACTGGCACTGTCTCAGGGAAACCTATGAGACCCTGGCCTCTGACATGCAG tgGAAGGTGCGTCGGACGTTGGCCTTCTCCATCCACGAGCTGGCCCTGATCCTGGGTGACCAGCTGACGGCTGCTGACCTGGTGCCTGTCTTCAACGGCTTCCTCAAGGACCTGGATGAGGTGCGGGTAGGGGTCCTCAAACACCTCTACCACTTCCTTAAG ctgCTGCACCAGGACACCCGGCGTAAATACCTGTACCAGCTCCAGGAGTTCCTGGTCACAGACAACAGCCGCAACTGGCGCTTCCGATCAGAGTTGGCAGA ACAGCTGGTGTTGTTACTGGAGCTGTACAGTGGCCAGGATGTGTATGACTACCTTCGACCCCTGGCCTTCAGCCTGTGTCTGGACAGAGTGTCCTCTGTACGCTGGACCTCCTACAAACTG GTGAGCGAGATCATCAGGAAGGTGGCGTCGTGCCAGGCGCTGCTGGCAGACTTCCTGAGTGAGCTGGTAGAGAAGTTCTGCCACTCCCCCAAGTGGTCGGGACGACAGGCCTTCGCTTTCATCTGTCAG ctGGCGATTGAGGATGACTGTGTGTCGTTGGAGCAGTTCTCGGAGCATCTGCTGGCCCCTTTGTTACAGCTGTCCTCTGACCCCGTGGCCAACGTCAGGGTGCTGCTGGCCAAGACCATCCGTCAGAGCCTGCTGGAGAgag AGTACTTCCTGCATTCTGCCAACTCCCACCAGGAGGCGCTAGAGCAGACACTGGTGGCCCTGCAGATGGACCTGGACAAGGACGTCAAATACTTTGCCAGCGTGCATCCTGGGAGCACTCGCCTCAGCGAGGACGCCATgagcaccacctcctccacctactGA